The proteins below come from a single Streptomyces sp. M92 genomic window:
- a CDS encoding SsgA family sporulation/cell division regulator → MNTTVSCELHLRLVVSSESSLPVPAGLRYDTADPYAVHATFHTGAEETVEWVFARDLLAEGLHRPTGTGDVRVWPSRSHGQGVVCIALSSPEGEALLEAPARALESFLKRTDAAVPPGTEHRHFDLDQELSHILAES, encoded by the coding sequence ATGAACACCACGGTCAGCTGCGAGCTGCACCTGCGCCTCGTTGTGTCGAGCGAGTCCTCCCTGCCTGTCCCCGCAGGCCTGCGGTACGACACGGCCGACCCCTACGCCGTGCACGCCACCTTCCACACCGGAGCCGAGGAGACCGTCGAGTGGGTGTTCGCCCGCGACCTCCTCGCCGAAGGCCTCCACCGCCCCACCGGCACCGGCGACGTCCGCGTCTGGCCGTCCCGGAGTCATGGCCAGGGGGTCGTGTGCATCGCCCTGAGCTCCCCGGAGGGCGAGGCACTGCTCGAGGCCCCGGCGCGGGCCCTGGAGTCCTTCCTGAAGCGCACAGACGCCGCCGTGCCGCCCGGCACGGAACACCGGCATTTCGATCTCGATCAGGAGCTGTCGCACATCCTGGCGGAAAGCTAG
- a CDS encoding CGNR zinc finger domain-containing protein, with amino-acid sequence MLITHDARCALDTVVDLVNTVPEDDSAPDGLPDVTALQEFVGTHEISDVGVLSGLDLSAVRKIRGQFAAVFAAPDALAAAGLINDLVAAAGTTPRLTDHDGYDWHIHYFAPGASVADHLAADCGMALAFFVVAGEQERLRRCEAPDCRRAFVDLSRNRSRRYCDSRTCGNRLHVAAYRARRKEAAG; translated from the coding sequence GTGCTGATCACCCACGACGCCCGGTGTGCCCTCGACACCGTGGTGGATCTGGTGAACACCGTGCCGGAGGACGATTCGGCGCCGGACGGGCTGCCGGATGTCACGGCCCTCCAGGAATTCGTGGGAACGCACGAAATCAGCGACGTCGGCGTACTCTCCGGGCTCGACCTGTCGGCGGTGCGCAAGATCCGCGGCCAGTTCGCCGCCGTTTTCGCGGCACCCGACGCCCTGGCGGCCGCCGGCCTGATCAACGACCTGGTCGCCGCCGCCGGCACCACACCGCGGCTCACCGACCACGACGGGTACGACTGGCACATCCACTACTTCGCGCCGGGCGCCTCCGTCGCCGACCACCTCGCCGCGGACTGCGGGATGGCGCTGGCCTTCTTCGTGGTCGCCGGGGAGCAGGAGCGGCTGCGGCGGTGCGAGGCTCCCGACTGCCGGCGCGCCTTCGTCGACCTCTCGCGAAACCGCTCGCGGCGGTACTGCGACAGCCGCACGTGCGGGAACCGCCTGCACGTGGCCGCGTACCGGGCACGGCGCAAGGAGGCGGCCGGCTGA
- a CDS encoding DsbA family protein yields the protein MSDSSTARPAIPVLDVWCELQCTDCHTALDDLRALRARYGDRLELRLRHFPLEKHKHSFAAAQAAEEAAAQGQGWPYAEAVLNRVAELDREGEPFLVEVARELGLDAEEFDTALIDGRHILIVDADQAEGKAIGVTGTPTYVIGGERLDGGKSQEGLRERVERIADRLLAERQD from the coding sequence ATGAGCGACTCCTCCACCGCCCGGCCCGCCATCCCCGTCCTCGACGTCTGGTGCGAGCTCCAGTGCACGGACTGCCACACCGCCCTGGACGACCTCCGCGCCCTGCGCGCCCGCTACGGCGACCGTCTGGAGCTGCGGCTGCGGCACTTCCCGCTGGAGAAGCACAAGCACTCCTTCGCCGCCGCGCAGGCCGCCGAGGAGGCCGCGGCACAGGGACAGGGGTGGCCGTACGCGGAGGCCGTGCTGAACCGGGTCGCCGAACTGGACCGCGAGGGCGAACCCTTCCTGGTCGAGGTCGCCCGGGAACTGGGACTGGACGCCGAGGAGTTCGACACGGCCCTGATCGACGGCCGGCACATCCTGATCGTCGACGCCGACCAGGCCGAGGGCAAGGCGATCGGCGTGACCGGCACCCCCACGTACGTGATCGGCGGCGAGCGCCTCGACGGCGGCAAGAGCCAGGAAGGGCTGCGCGAGCGCGTCGAGCGGATCGCGGACCGGCTGCTGGCCGAGCGGCAGGACTGA
- a CDS encoding GNAT family N-acetyltransferase: MTTTLRPTEPLQRAADGTRSRHYQVCVNSRPVGAIHLGTSQAFGDSVAVIHHLSIDEPDRRRGRGTVAALAAEEVVRGWGCRRIETNLAPDAHAGLRLTKALGYVVRNRAMAKPLDGTAPALPAGSRARPMTADEFATWHAHQSQQYARTWIERGVPEDEAYAKARRDHELLLPQGQDTENMLFSVVEHEGTRVGVLWLALREDHAFVFDVETDAAHRGRGHGRTLMALAEAQAVDAGRRLIGLNVFAGNTAAERLYESLGYETTRFYCSKPLL, from the coding sequence ATGACCACCACCCTGCGGCCGACCGAGCCGCTCCAGCGCGCCGCCGACGGGACGCGTTCGCGCCACTACCAGGTGTGCGTGAACAGCCGGCCCGTCGGCGCGATACACCTCGGCACCTCACAGGCCTTCGGCGATTCGGTGGCCGTGATCCACCACCTGAGCATCGACGAACCGGACCGGCGGCGCGGCCGCGGCACGGTGGCGGCTCTCGCGGCCGAGGAGGTCGTGCGGGGCTGGGGCTGCCGGCGGATCGAGACGAACCTGGCTCCCGACGCCCACGCGGGCCTGCGCCTGACCAAGGCGCTCGGCTACGTCGTGCGCAACCGCGCCATGGCCAAACCGCTCGACGGCACCGCGCCCGCCCTGCCCGCGGGCAGCCGGGCACGGCCGATGACGGCCGACGAGTTCGCCACCTGGCATGCCCACCAGTCGCAGCAGTACGCCCGTACCTGGATCGAGCGGGGCGTCCCCGAGGACGAGGCGTACGCGAAGGCGCGCAGAGATCACGAGTTGCTGCTGCCGCAGGGGCAGGACACCGAGAACATGCTGTTCAGCGTGGTCGAGCACGAGGGGACGCGGGTCGGTGTCCTGTGGCTGGCGCTGCGCGAGGACCACGCCTTCGTCTTCGACGTCGAGACCGACGCGGCGCACCGGGGCCGGGGGCACGGACGGACGCTGATGGCGCTGGCCGAGGCCCAGGCCGTCGACGCCGGCCGACGACTGATCGGCCTCAACGTCTTCGCGGGCAACACCGCGGCCGAACGGCTCTACGAGTCGCTCGGCTACGAGACCACGCGCTTCTACTGCAGCAAACCGCTGCTGTAG
- a CDS encoding aminotransferase class IV, with product MKIWLDGGLQDIESARVSVLDHGLTVGDGIFETVKAVDGRPFALTRHLDRLTRSARGLGLPDPDLDEVRRACAAVIEANPMPLGRLRITYTGGHGPLGSDRGEHGTTLVVALGETGRHPDSTAVITVPWTRNERGALTGLKTTSYAENVVALARARERGATEALFGNTVGQLCEGTGSNVFVVLDGEIHTPPVASGCLAGITRALAVEWTGARETDLPMDVLDRADEVFLTSTLRDVQAVHRVDGRELPGAPGPVTAKAMRIFEERSGNDLDP from the coding sequence GTGAAGATCTGGCTCGACGGCGGGCTCCAGGACATCGAGTCCGCCCGCGTCTCCGTCCTCGACCACGGGCTGACCGTGGGCGACGGCATTTTCGAGACCGTGAAGGCGGTGGACGGCAGGCCGTTCGCCCTGACCCGGCACCTCGACCGGCTGACCCGCTCGGCCCGCGGCCTCGGCCTGCCGGACCCCGACCTCGACGAGGTGCGCCGCGCCTGCGCCGCCGTCATCGAGGCCAATCCCATGCCGCTGGGCAGGCTGCGCATCACGTACACCGGCGGTCACGGCCCGCTCGGCTCCGACCGGGGCGAGCACGGCACGACCCTCGTCGTCGCCCTCGGCGAGACCGGCCGGCACCCCGACTCGACGGCCGTGATCACGGTGCCGTGGACCCGCAACGAGCGCGGCGCGCTCACCGGCCTGAAGACCACCTCCTACGCGGAGAACGTCGTCGCCCTGGCCCGCGCCCGCGAACGGGGCGCCACCGAGGCGCTGTTCGGCAACACGGTGGGACAGCTGTGCGAGGGCACCGGCTCCAACGTCTTCGTCGTCCTCGACGGCGAGATCCACACCCCGCCGGTCGCCTCCGGCTGCCTCGCCGGGATCACCCGCGCCCTGGCCGTCGAGTGGACCGGCGCCCGCGAGACCGACCTCCCGATGGACGTCCTGGACCGCGCCGACGAGGTCTTCCTGACCTCGACCCTCCGGGACGTGCAGGCCGTGCACCGCGTCGACGGCCGCGAACTGCCGGGCGCCCCGGGGCCGGTGACCGCCAAGGCCATGCGGATCTTCGAGGAGCGCTCCGGGAACGACCTGGACCCGTAA
- a CDS encoding chorismate-binding protein: MLDLPPLARFGERLATGLLDVTSDPAALESEGFWAVCADFEGRLTCARFADVRTRPVPAPAPGRWRGPAVGDWTSSLDHAAYTAAVRRIREHIAAGEVYQANLCRVLSAPVAPGADVDALTALLARGNPAPYAGTIRLPGHGVEIATASPELFLRRDGRTVESGPIKGTGRTEADLLEKDYAENVMIVDLVRNDIGRVCATGSVTVPDLCAVEKHPGLVHLVSSVRGELRADADWPELLAAAFPPGSVTGAPKSSALRIIDALETAPRGPYCGGIGWVDADRGAAELAVGIRTFWIDRAEGVLRFGTGAGITWGSDPEGEWRETELKASRLLAVASGTYEVSGEGTQA; the protein is encoded by the coding sequence GTGCTCGACCTCCCTCCCCTCGCCCGCTTCGGCGAGCGTCTCGCCACCGGCCTCCTCGACGTCACCAGCGATCCCGCCGCCCTCGAATCCGAGGGCTTCTGGGCCGTCTGCGCGGACTTCGAAGGCCGTCTGACCTGCGCGCGCTTCGCGGACGTACGGACGCGGCCGGTGCCGGCTCCCGCACCCGGCCGGTGGCGGGGACCGGCCGTCGGCGACTGGACGTCCTCCCTCGACCACGCCGCGTACACGGCGGCCGTGCGGCGCATACGCGAGCACATCGCCGCCGGCGAGGTCTACCAGGCCAACCTCTGCCGGGTGCTCTCGGCGCCCGTCGCCCCCGGCGCGGACGTGGACGCCCTCACCGCCCTGCTGGCCCGCGGCAACCCGGCGCCGTACGCCGGGACGATCCGGCTGCCCGGCCACGGCGTCGAGATCGCCACCGCCTCGCCCGAGCTGTTCCTGCGCCGCGACGGCCGGACCGTCGAGTCCGGGCCGATCAAGGGGACCGGACGGACCGAGGCCGACCTGCTGGAGAAGGACTACGCCGAGAACGTCATGATCGTGGACCTCGTCCGCAACGACATCGGGCGGGTCTGCGCCACCGGCAGCGTGACCGTTCCCGACCTCTGCGCCGTCGAGAAGCACCCGGGGCTCGTGCACCTGGTGTCGTCGGTCCGCGGCGAGCTGCGCGCCGACGCCGACTGGCCGGAGCTGCTCGCCGCGGCCTTCCCGCCCGGGTCCGTCACGGGCGCCCCCAAGTCCAGCGCCCTGCGGATCATCGACGCCCTGGAGACCGCCCCCCGGGGCCCGTACTGCGGCGGCATCGGCTGGGTCGACGCCGACCGGGGCGCCGCCGAGCTCGCCGTCGGCATCCGCACCTTCTGGATCGACCGTGCCGAGGGGGTGCTGCGCTTCGGGACCGGCGCCGGCATCACCTGGGGGTCCGACCCGGAGGGGGAGTGGAGGGAGACGGAACTGAAGGCGTCCCGGCTGCTCGCGGTAGCGTCGGGGACGTACGAGGTGAGTGGAGAGGGAACACAGGCGTGA
- a CDS encoding TFIIB-type zinc ribbon-containing protein has translation MQCPKCRAPMHTYNRNGVQIEQCSGCRGIFLDYGELESLTRLEAQWSQPAPPAVPPAPPAAPQAYPAAPAPAWGAPHGGHGHHGHHRHKSFGHMLFSS, from the coding sequence ATGCAGTGCCCCAAGTGCCGTGCGCCGATGCACACCTACAACCGCAACGGCGTTCAGATAGAGCAGTGCAGCGGCTGCCGAGGGATCTTCCTGGACTACGGCGAGCTGGAGTCGCTGACCCGCCTGGAGGCCCAGTGGTCCCAGCCCGCCCCGCCCGCCGTCCCACCGGCCCCGCCCGCCGCCCCGCAGGCCTACCCGGCCGCTCCCGCGCCCGCCTGGGGCGCCCCGCACGGCGGTCACGGCCACCACGGTCACCACCGTCACAAGAGCTTCGGCCACATGCTCTTCTCCAGCTGA
- a CDS encoding phosphotransferase family protein, with protein sequence MTTDALLPALTLRVREAAHARAPVCPCQAAAAPGDTTLADRPDGTVVRHAGTVAKAHAADADAAELAGRVTVAARLPGVLLPPLRPSPVALHGRLVTYWPYGTPVDPEDPDAAPWEAAAALLARLHRTAAPTAVPPMRGPAKAAHAVARLRTTAPHHPATAPVLRAWTALPAWARGEAAVPDAAGLCHGDFHLGQLVRHPSPDGSWLLIDVDDLGTGAPAWDLARPAAWYACGLLPPEDWHRFLTAYRAAGGPAVPSNEDPWPALDVPARALTAQTAARAVTKAVEAGRLLDEVEQSLVDACSRMSSVSPSAPHG encoded by the coding sequence GTGACGACGGACGCCCTCCTCCCCGCACTGACGCTCCGCGTCAGAGAAGCAGCCCACGCCCGCGCCCCGGTCTGCCCCTGCCAAGCGGCGGCCGCCCCGGGCGACACCACTCTCGCCGACCGCCCCGACGGCACCGTCGTCCGGCATGCCGGGACCGTCGCCAAGGCCCACGCGGCGGATGCCGACGCCGCCGAGCTGGCCGGCCGTGTCACCGTCGCCGCCCGGCTCCCCGGCGTCCTGCTGCCCCCGTTGCGCCCGTCGCCCGTCGCCCTGCACGGGAGACTCGTCACGTACTGGCCCTACGGCACTCCCGTCGACCCCGAGGACCCGGACGCCGCGCCATGGGAGGCCGCCGCCGCCCTCCTCGCGCGCCTGCACCGGACCGCCGCCCCCACCGCCGTACCGCCCATGCGCGGCCCCGCGAAGGCAGCCCACGCGGTCGCCCGCCTCCGGACGACCGCCCCGCACCATCCCGCCACCGCCCCCGTCCTGCGGGCCTGGACCGCCCTCCCGGCCTGGGCCCGCGGCGAGGCCGCCGTGCCGGACGCGGCCGGCCTCTGCCACGGCGACTTCCACCTCGGCCAACTCGTGCGCCACCCCTCGCCCGACGGCTCCTGGCTGCTGATAGACGTGGACGACCTCGGGACCGGTGCCCCGGCCTGGGACCTGGCCCGCCCGGCCGCCTGGTACGCGTGCGGACTGCTCCCGCCCGAGGACTGGCACCGCTTCCTGACCGCCTACCGCGCGGCCGGCGGCCCCGCCGTCCCGTCCAACGAGGACCCCTGGCCCGCGCTGGACGTTCCGGCCCGCGCCCTCACCGCGCAGACCGCCGCCCGTGCCGTCACCAAGGCCGTCGAGGCGGGCCGCCTCCTCGACGAGGTGGAGCAGTCCCTGGTCGACGCCTGCTCCCGAATGAGCTCCGTCAGCCCCTCCGCCCCGCACGGTTGA
- a CDS encoding serine/threonine-protein kinase — protein MNMAMMRLRREDPRVVGSFRLHRRLGAGGMGVVYLGSDKKGQRVALKVIRPDLAEDQEFRSRFAREVSAARRIRGGCTARLVAADLEADRPWFATQYVPGPSLHDKVVDGGPLGAADVAAVGAALSEGLVAVHEAGVVHRDLKPSNILLSPKGPRIIDFGIAWATGASTLTHVGTAVGSPGFLAPEQVRGAAVTPATDVFSLGATLAYASMGDSPFGHGSSEVMLYRVVHEEAQLHGVPDAIAPLVRACLAKDPEERPSTLQLSLRLKEIAAREAQGLADVRPPAPRSAEADTPTGRLADTYPERAQRRPQGRPGAPGTPAPRSGSGSRGPVPARGSDGSRGGTPSRGGAPSRGGAGARGGSASRGGGAGSRGGSRSTTPSRGNPGRNGSRHDSGGRSSPRSGAGRTAPRTTGTGWRRPANPRLLRQRLFVFVVVTLLVALGIAAAQGCQGPSRGLGDERDGVRNQQEQVDVRGDTPGQRQVPGL, from the coding sequence ATGAACATGGCGATGATGCGCCTGAGGCGCGAGGACCCGCGCGTCGTCGGCTCGTTCAGGCTTCACAGGCGGCTCGGCGCGGGTGGAATGGGCGTGGTCTACCTGGGCTCCGACAAGAAGGGGCAGCGGGTCGCGCTGAAGGTCATCCGGCCCGACCTGGCCGAGGACCAGGAGTTCCGCTCGCGGTTCGCACGCGAGGTCTCCGCCGCCCGGCGCATCCGGGGCGGCTGCACCGCACGTCTGGTCGCCGCGGACCTGGAGGCGGACCGTCCCTGGTTCGCCACGCAGTACGTGCCCGGCCCCTCCCTCCACGACAAGGTCGTCGACGGAGGCCCGCTCGGCGCGGCCGACGTCGCCGCGGTGGGTGCCGCCCTGTCCGAGGGACTGGTCGCCGTGCACGAGGCGGGGGTGGTCCACCGGGACCTGAAGCCCTCCAACATCCTGCTGTCCCCGAAGGGGCCGCGGATCATCGACTTCGGCATCGCCTGGGCCACCGGCGCCTCCACTCTCACCCACGTCGGCACAGCGGTCGGCTCCCCCGGGTTCCTCGCGCCGGAGCAGGTGCGGGGAGCGGCGGTCACACCGGCCACGGACGTGTTCTCGCTCGGCGCCACACTGGCGTACGCGTCGATGGGCGACTCGCCCTTCGGGCACGGCAGTTCCGAGGTGATGCTGTACCGCGTGGTGCACGAGGAGGCCCAGCTGCACGGCGTCCCGGACGCCATCGCTCCGCTGGTGCGGGCCTGCCTGGCCAAGGATCCCGAGGAGCGCCCGAGCACACTGCAACTGTCCTTGCGGCTCAAGGAGATCGCCGCCCGGGAGGCCCAGGGCCTGGCCGACGTACGGCCTCCGGCGCCGCGCAGCGCCGAGGCGGACACGCCGACGGGGCGGCTCGCCGACACCTATCCGGAGCGGGCACAGCGACGCCCGCAGGGGCGGCCGGGCGCGCCCGGCACCCCCGCTCCGCGGAGCGGGTCCGGTTCCCGCGGCCCCGTGCCCGCCCGTGGTTCCGACGGGTCGCGCGGCGGCACACCCTCGCGCGGTGGCGCACCGTCGCGGGGCGGGGCCGGGGCGCGGGGTGGCAGCGCGTCACGCGGTGGCGGTGCGGGCTCGCGGGGCGGTTCACGGTCCACGACCCCCTCCCGCGGCAACCCGGGACGGAACGGGTCCCGCCACGACAGCGGCGGCCGGTCCTCGCCACGCAGCGGGGCCGGCCGTACGGCGCCGAGGACCACCGGGACCGGCTGGCGGCGGCCAGCGAACCCGCGGCTGCTGCGGCAGCGCCTGTTCGTGTTCGTGGTCGTGACACTGCTGGTCGCGCTGGGCATCGCCGCCGCGCAGGGCTGCCAGGGGCCGTCCCGCGGGCTCGGCGACGAGCGCGACGGGGTCCGGAACCAGCAGGAGCAGGTGGACGTACGGGGCGACACGCCCGGGCAGCGTCAGGTGCCCGGGCTGTGA
- a CDS encoding TrmH family RNA methyltransferase, with protein MTDLVTIHDPDDPRLHDYTGLTDVELRRRREPAEGLFIAEGEKVIRRAGEAGYAMRSMLLSAKWVDTMRDVIDEAPAPVYVVDPALAERVTGYHVHRGALASMARKPLPAAAGLLTTARRVVVMESVNDHTNIGAIFRSAAALGIDAVLLSPDCADPLYRRSVKVSMGAVFSVPYARLDTWPAGLATVRESGFTLLALTPDERAKSLDEVAPHRMDRVALMLGAEGEGLSRRALAASDEWVRIPMSHGVDSLNVGAAAAVSFYAVTTGRPSA; from the coding sequence ATGACGGACCTCGTCACCATCCACGACCCCGACGACCCTCGGCTGCACGACTACACCGGCCTGACCGACGTCGAACTGCGCCGCCGGCGCGAACCCGCCGAGGGCCTGTTCATCGCCGAGGGCGAGAAGGTCATCCGGCGGGCCGGCGAGGCGGGCTACGCGATGCGCTCGATGCTGCTCTCCGCGAAGTGGGTCGACACCATGCGCGACGTCATCGACGAGGCCCCCGCCCCGGTGTACGTCGTCGACCCGGCGCTCGCCGAACGGGTCACCGGCTACCACGTGCACCGCGGCGCGCTCGCCTCGATGGCGCGCAAACCGCTGCCCGCGGCGGCCGGCCTGCTGACCACCGCCCGGCGCGTCGTCGTCATGGAGTCGGTCAACGACCACACCAACATCGGCGCCATCTTCCGCTCGGCCGCCGCCCTCGGGATCGACGCGGTACTCCTCTCCCCGGACTGCGCCGACCCGCTGTACCGGCGCAGCGTGAAGGTCTCGATGGGCGCCGTCTTCTCCGTGCCGTACGCCCGCCTCGACACCTGGCCGGCCGGCCTCGCCACGGTCCGCGAGTCGGGCTTCACGCTGCTCGCCCTCACCCCCGACGAGCGGGCCAAGTCCCTCGACGAGGTCGCCCCGCACCGCATGGACCGGGTGGCCCTGATGCTGGGCGCCGAGGGCGAGGGCCTGTCCCGGCGGGCCCTGGCGGCGTCCGACGAGTGGGTCCGCATCCCGATGTCCCACGGCGTCGACTCCCTGAACGTGGGCGCGGCGGCGGCGGTTTCCTTCTACGCGGTGACGACGGGCCGGCCCTCGGCGTAG
- the cobA gene encoding uroporphyrinogen-III C-methyltransferase has product MAEHPAYPVGLRLAGRRVVVLGGGQVAQRRLPALIAAGADIRLVSPAATPSVEAMADAGEITWERRPYAEGDLADAWYALIATSDAEASAAASAEAERHRVWCVRSDDADRATAWTPATGHSEGVTVAVLTTDARGRDPRHTAAIRDAVVEGLRDGTLVAPHHRTRTAGVALVGGGPGDPDLITVRGRRLLAEADVVIADRLGPRDLLAELPPHVEVIDAAKIPYGRFMAQEAINNALIEHAEQGKAVVRLKGGDPFVFGRGMEEAQALAQAGIPCTVVPGISSSISVPGAAGIPVTHRGVAHEFTVVSGHVAPDDERSLVDWPSLAKLTGTLVILMGVDKIGKIAETLVAHGRPPGTPVALVQEGTTAAQRRVDATLATVAETVVAQEVKPPAVIVVGEVVGVGPHGAGA; this is encoded by the coding sequence ATGGCCGAACACCCCGCCTACCCCGTAGGTCTCCGCCTCGCCGGCCGCCGCGTGGTCGTCCTCGGCGGCGGCCAGGTGGCCCAGCGCCGCCTCCCTGCCCTCATCGCGGCGGGCGCCGACATCCGTCTCGTGTCCCCGGCGGCGACCCCCTCGGTCGAGGCCATGGCGGACGCCGGGGAGATCACCTGGGAGCGGCGCCCGTATGCCGAAGGCGACCTCGCGGACGCCTGGTACGCACTGATCGCCACCAGCGACGCCGAGGCCAGCGCCGCCGCCTCCGCCGAGGCCGAGCGGCACCGTGTGTGGTGCGTCCGCTCCGACGACGCCGACCGGGCCACCGCCTGGACCCCGGCGACCGGCCACAGCGAGGGCGTCACCGTCGCCGTGCTCACCACCGACGCCCGCGGCCGGGACCCCCGGCACACCGCCGCCATCCGCGACGCGGTCGTGGAGGGCCTGCGTGACGGCACCCTCGTCGCCCCGCACCACCGCACCCGCACCGCCGGCGTCGCCCTGGTCGGCGGTGGACCAGGCGACCCGGACCTGATCACCGTCCGGGGCCGCAGGCTGCTCGCCGAGGCCGACGTCGTCATCGCCGACCGGCTCGGCCCCCGCGACCTGCTCGCCGAGCTGCCGCCGCACGTGGAGGTCATCGACGCGGCGAAGATCCCCTACGGGCGCTTCATGGCCCAGGAGGCCATCAACAACGCGCTGATCGAGCACGCCGAGCAGGGCAAGGCGGTCGTACGGCTGAAGGGCGGCGACCCGTTCGTCTTCGGCCGGGGCATGGAGGAGGCGCAGGCGCTCGCCCAGGCGGGCATCCCGTGCACCGTCGTCCCCGGCATCTCCAGCTCCATCTCGGTCCCCGGCGCGGCCGGCATCCCGGTCACCCACCGGGGTGTCGCCCACGAGTTCACCGTGGTCAGCGGACATGTCGCCCCCGACGACGAGCGGTCCCTGGTCGACTGGCCGTCCCTGGCCAAGCTCACCGGCACCCTGGTGATCCTCATGGGCGTCGACAAGATCGGCAAGATCGCCGAGACCCTCGTCGCGCACGGCAGACCCCCCGGGACGCCGGTCGCCCTCGTCCAGGAGGGCACGACGGCCGCCCAGCGCCGGGTCGACGCGACCCTCGCCACGGTCGCCGAGACGGTCGTCGCCCAGGAGGTCAAGCCGCCCGCCGTCATCGTCGTCGGCGAGGTCGTCGGCGTAGGCCCGCACGGGGCCGGTGCGTGA